TGATTGgaaactatttgaatttctgattgagggcggtgtttgggggacgcggctagggAGCGACGTCCACCAAACGCGGCACGACCAAAACACATCCCAAACGCTTAATTCGGCGGggttttgagggacgcgactgaaGTGAGACCTAGCCGTTGCCCGTTGGGCTTCTCTCGCGCTGTCGCGCACACAGCTCAAAATCCATGCGCACTCCCCACGGCTCTCTCCTCCTCAATAGGGGATAGCCGGTCACTTCACTTCAATCCCCTCGTCGCCTCACCACCAGTCTCGGCAGGGCAGTGCAAATCGATAGCTGCAGCCACACCACCAGTCTCCAACCCCCGGGGCCCGAGCTACTGTGGAAGCCAAACCCTAGCCGTCGCCATTGGAGTTGGAGGCCCCTGTCGCACCACCGCGCGCCGCCTCTGGGCAGACCTGCGTACGCTTCTTAATCCCCTTGTTTGCTCCAATGCATTGTCTTCTTTCGACTCCGATTTGTTCCACATCGTCGCCCATCCTTAGCTGGGTGTTCAGTTCAGGTGCTGCGATTTAGGGGTTGCCTTTGATTTGAAGAGTAGTAGTATCAGCTAGCTTTATCTGCTGCGAAAGTAAATTTAATTCCCCTTCTCTTCATTTTATTTCTGTGTAGGTGGATGTGGCGAGGGGGGATTGCTGCGCCGGTTCGATCTGGATCCGTGAAACTGAACGTGTTACTGTTTTTCTACTCTTGAAGCCGGAGGTGGGAGCGTTGTGCTAATCCATGTTTCACCCAATATTTCTAGAGTGCATCAGAATAGGACTTAatgtttttattttcttggttTCACTGCGCACACAATCGCTTTCTCTGTAGGAACGCGCTGCTGAAAAGTCAAAACTGCCCTCAGATGCACTATTTAGAGATCTTGTTGAAGTTACTTGCGTAGAGTTTCCTAACATTGGAGATACTAAGCTTAAGTTAAAGAGATTAAGAGATGAACTTTCAAAATTTGATAACGCTCACACATCTTTAGGCTTGAAAAAGTTATCAGGAGATGCTTTTACTCTACTGCCACTCCTACGAATTGTGATAAGCTCGTGTTTGCTGCAGGTTTAGAACCATCTTGGGGTGATTTTAGTCTGGACTCCGGAGTAATTGCacttgtttgagaaaacaaaGTCGTAGATAGATCTTGAATTCGCTCCTCTGTCACCAGAATCAACTCGAGTGTCCTTGGAGAAGCTCCTGCAAGCAACACTATCAATCTGCTTGGATCTGCTCTCATGGGAAATATTGTTAACACTTTTATGGGGTTCTCGCGCAATAATACTGCTGGTGTTCCCTTCCGGAGGTATTCTTCCTTGTCAAATGGCACACCAAGTACACCAAGATCAGACAAATGTACTTGTGATCAAGGTAGTTCAGTGACAAGGGAAACTGCTTCTGCTATAAATACCCGTGCTAATGGATACAAGTCTGCTTGTAAGGAGGTGGATAACGAGACAATGGTCTTGACTACATGCAGCTCGTCTAAATCAGGATGCTTCACTCTGTCTATTGCTCATACAGAACCACCTGGTGGTGATGAGGCTAACAAAGGCCATGGAAAACCAAATGAGACTATCcacacagatgcagtagaacacagGTCTGTTAGTCGTCATGACAGTGCTGGTTTAATTTGCAATCATGCTGCTGATGGTATGCCGCACAACTTGGAAAATGGAAGTGCTAAAAAAACTAGGAGGTTAACGACTATGATTTCTGCAGACCACTTCAGTAGAGTATCACCTAAAGAGAATTATTCTACCGACTCTGTGGTAGCTGAGGGTGTGACGAAGGGTCCTGCCAGGAATACACACAAGTACAAAGAGTTGAGACTGCGCAGTGTTTCTCCTGAAAGTAGTTTGTTTGACCATGATGCTCATGAGAAATTGATAGACGATGACCTTAATATTGGTTTTGAAAGTATTCCTGAGGCTTCAGGGAACTGTGAGATGGTACCATTTGAAGATAGAGCAGTGTGTGGTCCTTTGGATGTGAGAGGTTCTGAAAGTAGCCCCAAGGCTTCATTGAAGAGGCGAGCAAAAAGGAAAAGACCTAATTGTAAAGCATCAGTTAAGAGCATAGTCCCAACTGGAAACGTTGGAACTTTAGCCTCTCCAGATGTGAAACATCCTGAAATGGTGAGTTTTAAATTCTGCATCTCAGAAAGTAAAATAATGTTAATATTTATTTAATTTCAACTTCAAAATTGATTAATCAGCaaagtctctctctctctctcttaagaTAAGCTTGTCTTATGAATGTTCCAGAATTCAAATATTATGCTGCTGTCATTTACAAACAACAGAACAAAGAAGACATATATGTTTTATACTTGCTCGTTCAATTAAGAGCATATAACAGATGGCGTTAATATCATGCGATAACTCACATAGAGCTGAAACAAACTTTAAGCCAGAACAGCGCCAATAGCATATCGAGATAAAATTTTATCTTGCTTGTATGTGTAACTTATAATCTTCGATTGTTGGTCAAAATTTTAGGTGCGATCTCCTCTTACTCGCAGTAAGGCTAAGGCGCTATCTGTTTCCACACCTGAATGTCACAGACCGAGAAGCACCAGAATGGGTGAAATATTTGATTTTTGAATTTTTGTTTCTGTAAACCATTTATCCATATTTACCCAAGAAAGGGAAAATTCTTTTGCAGGTCATCTAGTAGTTCCACCATCAGATTCAGGAAGCCAAAACATTGTATGTGATGTGGTTTGTAACAACATAACTGCGTATTTTATCACTGTGACTGGACAACTGTGCTCATGATTAGCAGTTGATTGCTCAAACAAGTCAAGGTTTAATCTTGGTTGTATGCATCTGACAGAAATTTATGTAGCTCTTTCAATGTTTACTGGAGTTAATTATTTGAAGTCAAATTAAGTACTATAACCACCAAATTTGTGTAATCAACACTCCAAATCTTCTACTGTAGCAGTTAGGGATTGTCAGTTTGTCACCAGTTCAGCTGCAGATAACCCTGTTTGAAATTCTCATGATTCTTTGAGATGTTGTACTGGGGGCATTACCATGCTAATAGTCTTGATGCACCTTTATTAGAACCTTAAAAAAGTTATATGCTGGTTAATATTTAAATTGAGCAATGGACCATTATTTGGTCCGGTATAGGGAAAAATCTTGCCGTTTTGTGAACAGCTCCTCTGTTTTTTGCTCATGCTGACCCAATGGATTCTATGTGTTTATTGAAATGGACATATTCTGCACTAGTGGCTGTAATCTGTATCAGTTTTAGTTCTTAAATGTGATGTGGTGAAAAGTATTGCTTCTTAACTGCAACATATGACCATTGTGCTACATTACGGAACCAACAAGTCCTTTTACATCTTTTTAAAAGGAAGTCAACATTTCCTCCTTATTTGTGAAGTGTGCATACTGAAGTTGAGCTATTAACTAGGCAAAACTACCAATCATCCCATTTGTGGAGCAAAGTTCTGAAGATGAAGTGTTGCAGGCTACTCCAGTAATGATCAGAACTCCACTTCCACATGTAAGTATAGAAAATCTCTCTATTCCTTGTTAATTGATTTTAGTGATGCTTGTACATTTTTATGCGTTACCAGTATATCAAAATATGGACCCATAATGCAATTGCAGGTATGACTTCTGTAAGCATCATATAGCCAGCAATTAATGAAAAACACACTATACCATTTCCCAGCAATGTCTTTCTGTGATTGTTAAAACTGGTTACCAAACAATACTGGAAGAATGTATAGTCTTAAGTTATTTTGCTCTGTTCTCTCTTATATTTTTATGTATGATatctgttttgatatgcttgcagtGACTTCAGGACAATTttactactccctctgttccaaatTAGTTGAAGTTCTAGCTTTGTCCTAAGCCAAACTTTTAAATGTTTGACGAAGTCTAGAAAAATGTGCGTTGCAGATATTGGCACATTTTTCTATAGACTTGGTCAAATATAGAGAAGTTTGACTTAGGAGTTAGGGCAAAGCTCGAATTTCAATTAACTATGGAGGGAGTACATCAGACAAGTACAATGCACCTTGTTTAGATCCAATCGTAAGAGGTTTCTACGTGTTCTTCTATTGAATAGCATAAAACCTTTTCTACCACTGACCACTGAGATGTCTATTTTCTTATTTTGTGAGTTTTATAGATTTCTAGTTATGTTTTCATTTCAATTGTAATTTTCAAATTTCTTTCTTGGGGGAATAATATGTTTCAAATAGAGATGGAACAAAGAATCATGAAACAATCACTCTGTAGAATGAGGCAGAGTGTTTAGGTCTATTGCACCCGCCTTACCTCAACAGCTCCAGCTTTTGGGCCAACCGGTTGGTGCTAGCAACATCCTTAACAGCCCAAGCTTTTGGATGAACTCTATGGTGCATGCAACTGAAGACGGAAACAGTGCCAGACCTGTTGAACACAAGTTAGATAAAAACAACCTGCAGCCTATGACTTAGTCCACGTCTTATATACCTAGGGGAGCCAGAAATAAAGATCGGGAGTGTCGTCGTGTTATAAACTAGTAAACTACTATGTTTAAGCCAAGATATTCTGCCATTTTACATTGTCATTCTCTATCAGTTCCTCACATAAACTGACTCTCTACAGGATGTAATCTTAGGGCTCTGCAGAAACTTGGCCACTATGAATCAGGCTGTCAGTTTGAAAACAATTGCTGTAGGAAAACAGTTATATTCAATTAAACAGTTGTGCAAAAACTACAATATCTGAAATGCATTCTATTCTGACTCTGAAATCAAAATATTGCGTGCAGAGTCAAGAAATGTTTTGATTTTTACGAACATTTAATCATTAAATTGTTCATTAAAAGGTGCGATCTTCACTTACTCCTAGTAAGGCTAAGGTGCTATCTGCTCCCAAAATTGAAACTCT
This region of Lolium perenne isolate Kyuss_39 chromosome 2, Kyuss_2.0, whole genome shotgun sequence genomic DNA includes:
- the LOC127334257 gene encoding uncharacterized protein isoform X3, whose amino-acid sequence is MGNIVNTFMGFSRNNTAGVPFRRYSSLSNGTPSTPRSDKCTCDQGSSVTRETASAINTRANGYKSACKEVDNETMVLTTCSSSKSGCFTLSIAHTEPPGGDEANKGHGKPNETIHTDAVEHRSVSRHDSAGLICNHAADGMPHNLENGSAKKTRRLTTMISADHFSRVSPKENYSTDSVVAEGVTKGPARNTHKYKELRLRSVSPESSLFDHDAHEKLIDDDLNIGFESIPEASGNCEMVPFEDRAVCGPLDVRGSESSPKASLKRRAKRKRPNCKASVKSIVPTGNVGTLASPDVKHPEMAKLPIIPFVEQSSEDEVLQATPVMIRTPLPHVRSSLTPSKAKVLSAPKIETLQLRSSRSGRLIVPRLDPATQSIIYNTDGSISGVTNSELQRPQGCESERPAKRRRKSQCPTPYRGRLLQFDGNI
- the LOC127334257 gene encoding uncharacterized protein isoform X2, with product MGNIVNTFMGFSRNNTAGVPFRRYSSLSNGTPSTPRSDKCTCDQGSSVTRETASAINTRANGYKSACKEVDNETMVLTTCSSSKSGCFTLSIAHTEPPGGDEANKGHGKPNETIHTDAVEHRSVSRHDSAGLICNHAADGMPHNLENGSAKKTRRLTTMISADHFSRVSPKENYSTDSVVAEGVTKGPARNTHKYKELRLRSVSPESSLFDHDAHEKLIDDDLNIGFESIPEASGNCEMVPFEDRAVCGPLDVRGSESSPKASLKRRAKRKRPNCKASVKSIVPTGNVGTLASPDVKHPEMVRSPLTRSKAKALSVSTPECHRPRSTRMGHLVVPPSDSGSQNIAKLPIIPFVEQSSEDEVLQATPVMIRTPLPHVRSSLTPSKAKVLSAPKIETLQLRSSRSGRLIVPRLDPATQSIIYNTDGSISGVTNSELQRPQGCESERPAKRRRKSQCPTPYRGRLLQFDGNI
- the LOC127334257 gene encoding uncharacterized protein isoform X1; this encodes MGNIVNTFMGFSRNNTAGVPFRRYSSLSNGTPSTPRSDKCTCDQGSSVTRETASAINTRANGYKSACKEVDNETMVLTTCSSSKSGCFTLSIAHTEPPGGDEANKGHGKPNETIHTDAVEHRSVSRHDSAGLICNHAADGMPHNLENGSAKKTRRLTTMISADHFSRVSPKENYSTDSVVAEGVTKGPARNTHKYKELRLRSVSPESSLFDHDAHEKLIDDDLNIGFESIPEASGNCEMVPFEDRAVCGPLDVRGSESSPKASLKRRAKRKRPNCKASVKSIVPTGNVGTLASPDVKHPEMVRSPLTRSKAKALSVSTPECHRPRSTRMGHLVVPPSDSGSQNIVCDVAKLPIIPFVEQSSEDEVLQATPVMIRTPLPHVRSSLTPSKAKVLSAPKIETLQLRSSRSGRLIVPRLDPATQSIIYNTDGSISGVTNSELQRPQGCESERPAKRRRKSQCPTPYRGRLLQFDGNI